A portion of the Cryptomeria japonica chromosome 5, Sugi_1.0, whole genome shotgun sequence genome contains these proteins:
- the LOC131075470 gene encoding L-type lectin-domain containing receptor kinase IX.2-like: MERYRNKEKFLCAGKNGKIWKPREVSSNARKFLSTTKLENFSTLKIKIISNRLGKAASVVAVKRISKGSKQGRKDYVSTVTTISRLRHHNLVKLLGWFHQKGEFLLFNEYLPNGSLYKHYFGMEKKILDWDRQYSISCDKESSLVYLHEEWDQGVVHRDVKASNLMLDSNFNGMLGDLGLARLIERDLAASHSTVVAGTPGYLSPECYIMRKTSPETDVYNFRVVTLEIAYGRWMVSPTLGEHNCRQVEWVWNLYGKGKLLEAADEKLGRNFNGEDMERLMVLGLLCSNVDPTSKPKMGELIKILKREVRLSYVPWDLSVAVYSQHLHREMRSHLSTSVALTSPTLIEPTVLSILLDVKALVLSSSTTENISLLKMSSPLLLMTDLASLHYLMEVGF; encoded by the coding sequence ATGGAAAGATATAGAAACAAAGAGAAGTTTCTATGTGCTGGGAAAAATGGAAAGATTTGGAAACCAAGAGAAGTTTCCAGCAATGCTAGAAAATTCTTATCTACAACTAAATTAGAAAATTTCTCAACTCTTAAGATAAAGATTATCTCCAACAGATTGGGCAAGGCGGCTTCGgtggtggctgtgaagagaataTCCAAAGGTTCCAAACAAGGAAGAAAGGACTATGTTTCTACGGTTACCACAATCAGTAGGCTTCGACACCATAACCTTGTGAAACTTTTAGGATGGTTCCATCAAAAGGGAGAGTTCCTTCTATTCAATGAATACCTGCCGAATGGGAGTTTGTATAAACATTATTTTGGGATGGAGAAGAAAATTTTGGATTGGGACCGACAATATAGTATCTCCTGTGATAAAGAGTCTTCTCTTGTTTATCTCCACGAAGAATGGGACCAGGGTGTCGTTCACCGAGACGTCAAAGCAAGCAACTTAATGTTGGATTCCAATTTTAATGGAATGCTGGGGGATTTGGGTTTGGCAAGACTAATTGAGCGTGATCTGGCAGCTTCTCATTCAACTGTGGTGGCGGGCACGCCGGGGTATTTGTCTCCTGAGTGCTATATAATGAGAAAGACCAGTCCAGAGACAGACGTGTACAACTTCAGGGTGGTTACTCTAGAAATTGCCTATGGAAGGTGGATGGTTAGCCCAACCCTTGGTGAACACAATTGCAGACAGGTAGAGTGGGTTTGGAATCTGTATGGAAAGGGAAAGCTCCTAGAGGCGGCGGATGAGAAACTGGGTAGAAATTTTAATGGCGAGGACATGGAGCGACTGATGGTGTTGGGACTTTTGTGCTCTAATGTAGATCCCACATCAAAACCCAAAATGGGAGAGCTGATAAAGATATTGAAAAGGGAAGTGCGATTGTCATACGTTCCTTGGGATTTATCAGTAGCTGTATATAGTCAGCATCTTCACCGTGAGATGAGGTCACACTTGTCGACCTCAGTGGCCCTTACATCCCCGACTCTTATTGAACCCACTGTGTTGTCAATCTTGTTAGACGTTAAGGCGTTGGTTTTGTCGTCTTCTACGACTGAAAATATCTCACTGTTAAAAATGTCGAGCCCTCTACTGTTAATGACTGACCTCGCTAGTTTACACTATCTCATGGAAGTAGGTTTTTAG